A genomic segment from Bradyrhizobium sp. ISRA430 encodes:
- the tagH gene encoding type VI secretion system-associated FHA domain protein TagH, with product MVLRFHIENEPNLPDGGPVSFTVTGRRSVDIGRDRHLDWTLPDPARMISGKHCEVHFRDGGYWLHDVSTNGTFLNGADQRLRGPHRLRDGDRLTIGHYIIAVFLEDEAGARAPNHEAQLQAPLVQQHANYGELWAADRDVPPPIDPQQLKKPREAARPINPEFLDWAASVPAPVVDPVRRSSSMPPYQPSVQDDMSWAAGPVAAPKAQVERPPAMPSPRRPSVWTDDEPAAGKPPPSPSPPQAEMLRPAQAADEGPDTAMSAGGTEFARLVARAAGLPDNFFARKTDAELAEQLGIILRMTVDNLMALLQARTQAKQLTRSTSQTTVQAIENNPLKFSPTSEEAMRILFGPPTRSYLDAQRAFAQGFSDLKSHQLKTYMAMQHAVHELIAGIDPTLMARELELQRGASSWLGTNKSKLWDEFLTRWKAHLGRDNSAPIDTFMLHFSDYYDRADKVGSK from the coding sequence ATGGTGCTTCGCTTTCATATCGAGAACGAACCGAACCTTCCCGACGGTGGGCCTGTGTCATTTACGGTCACCGGCAGGCGTTCGGTCGACATTGGCCGGGACCGTCACCTCGACTGGACTTTGCCGGATCCGGCGCGGATGATTTCCGGAAAGCATTGCGAGGTGCACTTTCGCGACGGCGGCTATTGGCTGCATGACGTCTCGACCAATGGCACCTTTCTCAATGGTGCCGACCAGCGCCTGCGGGGGCCGCACCGGCTGCGCGATGGCGATCGCCTTACCATCGGCCATTACATCATCGCAGTTTTCCTGGAGGATGAGGCTGGCGCGCGTGCCCCAAACCACGAGGCGCAACTGCAGGCACCTCTCGTCCAGCAGCACGCGAACTACGGGGAGCTTTGGGCAGCCGACCGTGACGTGCCGCCGCCGATCGACCCGCAACAATTGAAGAAGCCACGCGAGGCCGCACGGCCCATCAATCCGGAGTTTCTGGATTGGGCGGCGAGCGTTCCGGCGCCGGTTGTAGATCCTGTTCGACGTTCATCGTCGATGCCTCCGTACCAGCCATCCGTGCAGGATGACATGAGCTGGGCAGCCGGTCCGGTCGCGGCGCCGAAGGCGCAAGTCGAGCGCCCGCCCGCCATGCCGAGCCCACGCCGGCCATCGGTGTGGACCGATGACGAACCAGCGGCTGGCAAGCCGCCGCCATCGCCATCGCCACCGCAGGCCGAAATGCTCCGCCCGGCGCAGGCGGCAGACGAGGGACCCGACACCGCCATGTCAGCCGGTGGTACTGAGTTCGCGCGGCTGGTGGCACGCGCTGCCGGATTGCCCGACAACTTCTTTGCCCGCAAGACCGATGCCGAGCTCGCCGAACAGCTTGGCATCATCTTACGCATGACCGTGGATAATCTGATGGCGCTGCTGCAGGCGCGAACCCAGGCCAAGCAGCTCACCCGCAGTACCAGCCAGACCACCGTCCAGGCCATCGAGAACAATCCGCTGAAATTTTCGCCGACGTCGGAAGAGGCAATGCGCATTTTGTTCGGACCGCCGACGCGCAGTTACCTCGACGCGCAACGCGCCTTTGCGCAGGGCTTCAGTGACCTCAAATCACATCAGTTGAAGACCTACATGGCGATGCAGCACGCGGTCCATGAGCTGATCGCCGGTATCGATCCGACACTGATGGCACGCGAGCTCGAGCTTCAGCGCGGCGCAAGCTCCTGGCTCGGCACGAACAAGAGCAAGCTCTGGGACGAATTTTTGACGCGCTGGAAGGCGCATCTCGGTCGCGACAACAGCGCACCGATCGATACCTTCATGTTGCATTTTTCGGACTATTACGACCGCGCGGACAAGGTCGGTTCAAAGTGA
- the tssI gene encoding type VI secretion system tip protein TssI/VgrG: protein MGQLTQDTRLCELKTPLGKDVLVFVGFEGSEGLSELFEYRVECLSEDADLDFDRAIGQQCTLTIKLHEKEREFSGILTEAQWLGVKNDYFSYRIVLRPWLWLLSRTTDCRIFQDKKAPDIIKEVFNERGFTDYESKLTEEGSCPKLEYCVQYRETDLSFVCRLMEQHGIYYFFKHEGGKHTLVLADSKSSHSPISGLATIPYIPLTGADRRAEQHIYEWVSERRFRTGKIELNDYNYQKPNAQMISDAKSSEHYTRSEMEFYDYPGKFKEKSDGERYAKIQLQAEQAMDRRRRGNGDAVNLFPGGLTKLEKHSKDSQNVEYLVVRATHSFSIESYRTGGPSDAGQHVYFGSYEFLPSDRPFRALMMTPKPRINGIQTAKVVTKDDNSSEEIDVESLGEIYVRFFWDRKKKRSCRLRVAQVWSGKRWGGQIIPRVGQEVVVEFLEGDPDRPLVIGTVYNDEYKLPYDLPSKKTIAGLKSDSTKGGSGYNEWNFEDKKGSEKITVHAEKDHDVTVRDTETRTIGEAAFGGDTRKTTLKNGNDKLDIELGGQHITLAMDQSVNAGISITLMANANITLQVGPSQIILTPAGIVINAPTIAMTAQAAMALSAGGPLAAHGTPTLVG, encoded by the coding sequence ATGGGCCAGCTTACCCAAGATACCCGCCTCTGCGAACTCAAGACGCCTCTCGGCAAGGACGTTCTGGTTTTTGTTGGCTTCGAGGGCTCGGAAGGTCTCAGCGAACTCTTCGAATATCGTGTCGAATGTCTCAGCGAGGATGCCGACCTCGACTTCGACCGTGCGATCGGTCAGCAGTGCACGCTGACCATAAAGCTGCATGAGAAGGAGCGCGAGTTCAGCGGCATTCTGACGGAAGCCCAGTGGCTCGGGGTGAAGAACGACTATTTCAGCTACCGGATTGTCCTGAGGCCATGGTTGTGGCTGTTGTCGCGCACCACCGATTGCCGGATCTTTCAGGATAAGAAGGCGCCCGACATCATCAAGGAAGTCTTCAACGAACGCGGCTTCACTGACTATGAATCCAAGCTGACCGAAGAGGGCTCCTGTCCGAAGCTCGAATATTGTGTTCAGTACCGCGAGACCGACCTGAGCTTTGTTTGCCGGCTGATGGAGCAGCACGGCATCTACTACTTCTTCAAGCATGAGGGCGGCAAGCACACGCTGGTGTTGGCGGACTCCAAATCGTCGCACAGCCCGATCAGCGGTCTTGCCACGATTCCGTACATCCCGCTGACGGGAGCCGACCGTCGAGCGGAGCAGCACATCTACGAATGGGTCTCGGAGCGCCGGTTTCGCACCGGGAAGATTGAGCTCAACGATTACAACTATCAGAAGCCCAACGCGCAGATGATCAGTGACGCCAAGAGCTCCGAGCATTACACGCGGTCGGAGATGGAGTTTTACGACTATCCCGGCAAGTTCAAGGAAAAATCCGACGGTGAGCGCTACGCGAAGATCCAGCTTCAGGCCGAGCAGGCGATGGATCGGCGGCGCCGCGGCAACGGCGACGCCGTCAACCTGTTCCCCGGTGGGCTGACGAAGCTCGAAAAGCACTCCAAGGACTCGCAGAACGTCGAATATCTCGTGGTGCGGGCCACGCATTCGTTCTCGATCGAATCCTACCGCACTGGTGGTCCCAGCGACGCCGGGCAACACGTCTATTTCGGAAGCTACGAGTTTCTGCCCAGCGATCGGCCGTTTCGAGCGCTGATGATGACGCCGAAACCGAGGATCAACGGCATCCAGACCGCCAAGGTGGTGACCAAGGACGACAATTCGAGCGAGGAAATCGACGTCGAGTCGCTGGGCGAAATCTATGTCCGCTTTTTCTGGGATCGGAAGAAGAAGCGGTCGTGCCGGTTGCGCGTGGCCCAGGTCTGGTCTGGCAAGCGCTGGGGCGGTCAGATCATTCCGCGCGTCGGACAGGAGGTGGTTGTCGAATTCCTGGAAGGGGATCCGGACCGGCCCCTGGTGATCGGCACCGTGTACAATGACGAATACAAGCTGCCCTACGATCTGCCGTCGAAGAAGACGATCGCGGGATTGAAGTCGGACTCCACCAAAGGTGGCAGCGGCTACAACGAGTGGAACTTCGAGGACAAGAAGGGATCCGAGAAGATCACGGTGCATGCCGAGAAGGACCACGACGTGACGGTCCGCGACACCGAGACACGGACCATCGGCGAAGCTGCATTCGGCGGCGACACCCGCAAGACCACGCTCAAGAACGGCAATGACAAGCTCGATATTGAATTGGGCGGTCAGCACATCACGCTGGCCATGGACCAGTCTGTGAATGCGGGCATCAGCATCACGCTCATGGCCAATGCCAACATCACGCTGCAGGTTGGTCCCAGCCAGATCATCCTGACCCCGGCGGGCATTGTCATCAACGCGCCGACGATCGCCATGACGGCGCAGGCCGCCATGGCGCTTTCAGCCGGTGGTCCGCTTGCCGCCCACGGCACTCCAACCCTTGTCGGCTGA